The following are encoded together in the Schistocerca gregaria isolate iqSchGreg1 unplaced genomic scaffold, iqSchGreg1.2 ptg000888l, whole genome shotgun sequence genome:
- the LOC126324525 gene encoding uncharacterized protein LOC126324525, translating into MARVIVLGGVGFIGRHLVTYLVDNNLASKVAVCDKVLPEVAALSKHESEVFASDKVVYKQVNLARPSSADSVFKLDGGNWDYAINLAATTKYSQTPELYQENIVEVARETSKAAKANNVKMFVHVSTAQVYDSGKKPCNESSKLKPWTMLAKASLEGENEVAKSGVRHVIVRPAIVYGPGDISGITPRLICGAAYVKLKETMEMLWDKSLKLSTVHVRDVVKALWFLASSGKAPDKSIYNLADTNDTDQGSVSNLIAELFNIKVSFLGSIKSKVATTVAMKTVADVANEKHLKPWSDLLKESNISDSPLTPYINEELLYNNSSFIDGSAIKSLGFTYDYPTMTLDLLKEVIIDFEKKGFFPKNVLKA; encoded by the exons ATGGCCAGAGTTATCGTGTTGGGCGGTGTCGGATTCATAGGGAGGCACTTAGTGACGTATCTAGTAGACAACAACCTAGCTTCCAAAGTTGCGGTATGCGACAAGGTTCTGCCCGAAGTCGCAGCTCTATCCAAGCACGAATCAGAGGTGTTTGCCAGCGACAAGGTTGTATATAAGCAGGTTAACTTAGCTCGACCCT CGTCGGCCGATTCCGTTTTCAAGTTAGACGGGGGGAACTGGGACTATGCGATCAACTTGGCCGCTACAACCAAGTACAGCCAGACGCCGGAG TTGTACCAAGAAAACATCGTCGAAGTAGCCAGAGAGACCTCGAAAGCTGCGAAGGCGAACAACGTTAAGATGTTCGTACATGTCTCGACGGCACAAGTATACGACTCCGGAAAG aaaccgtgCAATGAGTCGTCCAAGCTGAAGCCGTGGACCATGTTGGCGAAGGCATCTCTCGAGGGAGAGAACGAAGTCGCCAAATCGGGCGTGCGCCACGTGATTGTTCGCCCCGCCATCGTATACGGACCTGGGGACATTAGCGGAATCACACCTCGCTTGATTTGCGGCGCAGCCTACGTCAAGCTCAAGGAGACGATGGAGATGCTGTGGGACAAGTCCCTCAAGCTGTCCACGGTCCACGTGCGCGACGTGGTCAAGGCGCTGTGGTTTTTGGCGAGTTCCGGAAAGGCGCCCGATAAATCCATCTATAACCTGGCAGATACCAACGACACAGACCAAGGATCCGTCAGCAACCTCATCGCTGAATTGTTCAACATCAAAGTCTCTTTCCTCGGTTCTATCAAGAGCAAAGTGGCCACAACCGTCGCCATGAAAACGGTCGCGGACGTCGCCAATGAGAAGCACCTAAAGCCCTGGTCCGACCTTCTGAAGGAGAGTAATATATCTGATTCACCCCTAACTCCCTACATCAACGAAGAGCTCCTCTATAACAATTCTTCCTTCATTGACGGAAGCGCCATCAAAAGCCTGGGATTTACTTACGACTACCCAACTATGACTTTGGATTTGCTCAAGGAGGTCATCATCGACTTCGAGAAAAAGGGATTTTTCCCAAAAAATGTACTCAAGGCATGA
- the LOC126324524 gene encoding replication protein A 70 kDa DNA-binding subunit-like — protein MLLFFLVLSLFFLLSHCLMSFPGGRLDAGCILTMYRMEKDLGPVVVQVLEIRRIQSTNRNSSDQAPQERYKLIISDSVHAISAMLTTQLNHLAQSELIQAKCIVRLTEYVCQPIEFKSGRFRIVVIVGIEVVSKALAHVIGSPVDVSTLENEEQPPVKQEATNSVFPIKLLDPYIHKWTIRARCCSKSDIRTWHNERGSGRLFSVILVDESSEIRATCFQDAVDKFFNLFVVDKVYLISQGQLKFANKKFSNVKHAYELTLDCNSQVTLCSSEQNIPYLHFDFVSIDSLQESNKDDLVDVIGVLASAKPVTVLQTKRGDTPKRSLELIDDTNRSIELTLWGDRALTFDDVLSQHGQNPVIAVKGARVSLFGGKSLSSNNSSEFEINPDIPRTKQLRLWYNSLSSSNKDAIPSITQGSSRAAFSFNQPEKTLSSIHSEHLGLNASADFLHIPNVTFTSIKKDGTLWYRACANQECRGCKVHEDSGGFRCTHCNSFNNYQLRWVLSITAFDHTGKEFLNAFSDVGNTVMSYTADQVSQLKDRNDDAAFYQIFEEARFKTYHIRVQVKSEVYNDNQRLRCNIISLVPVDFVEDSKRLLDRISALRNTSGP, from the exons ATGCTGcttttttttcttgtgctttcacttttttttctcctttctcactgcctcatgtcgtttccTGGCGGACGGCTCGACGCGGGGTGCATTCTCACCATGTACAGGATGGAGAAGGATTTGGGCCCAGTCGTCGTGCAGGTCCTAGAAATAAGGAGGATCCAGTCGACGAACAGGAATAGCTCGGACCAGGCACCGCAAGAGAGATACAA GCTCATCATCAGCGACTCCGTCCACGCCATCTCCGCCATGCTGACCACGCAGCTCAATCACCTGGCGCAGAGCGAGTTGATACAGGCCAAATGCATCGTGCGCCTTACGGAATACGTCTGTCAGCCCATCGAGTTCAAGAGCGGGAGGTTCAGAATCGTCGTGATCGTGGGCATCGAGGTCGTCTCGAAGGCGCTCGCCCACGTCATCGGGAGTCCCGTGGACGTCTCAACGCTCGAAAACGAGGAGCAGCCCCCGGTCAAGCAGGAGGCGACCAACTCCGTCTTTCCGATCAAACTTTTGGACCCGTACATTCATAAGTGGACCATCCGCGCTCGGTGTTGCAGCAAGTCAGACATCAGAACCTGGCACAACGAGAGAGGAAGCGGCCGACTCTTCTCTGTTATTCTAGTCGACGAGAGCAGTGAGATCAGAGCCACCTGCTTCCAAGACGCCGTCGACAAGTTCTTTAACTTATTCGTTGTAGACAAGGTCTACCTCATATCTCAGGGACAGTTGAAGTTCGCCAAcaaaaagttcagcaatgtgaaGCACGCTTATGAGTTGACGCTCGACTGCAACTCCCAAGTTACCCTGTGCAGCTCCGAACAAAACATCCCCTACCTCCACTTCGACTTCGTGTCCATCGACAGCCTCCAAGAATCCAACAAGGACGACCTGGTTGATGTCATAGGTGTTCTGGCCTCCGCCAAGCCCGTCACCGTCCTTCAGACCAAACGCGGCGATACGCCCAAAAGGTCACTCGAACTGATCGACGACACCAACCGATCCATCGAACTCACCCTCTGGGGTGACCGCGCGCTCACCTTCGACGACGTCCTGTCCCAACATGGACAAAACCCCGTCATCGCCGTCAAGGGCGCCCGAGTCAGCCTCTTCGGGGGAAAGTCTCTCTCTTCCAATAACTCTTCCGAGTTCGAAATCAACCCCGACATCCCCAGAACTAAGCAGCTGCGCCTCTGGTACAACTCGCTCTCCAGCTCCAACAAAGACGCCATTCCCTCCATCACTCAGGGCTCCAGCAGGGCGGCATTCTCCTTCAACCAACCCGAAAAGACGCTCTCGTCTATTCACTCCGAGCACCTCGGACTCAACGCCTCTGCCGACTTTCTGCACATCCCTAACGTCACCTTCACCTCCATAAAAAAGGACGGCACCCTCTGGTACAGGGCCTGCGCCAACCAAGAGTGCAGGGGCTGCAAGGTCCACGAAGACTCCGGCGGGTTTCGATGCACTCACTGCAACTCCTTCAACAACTACCAGCTCCGCTGGGTCCTCAGCATCACCGCCTTCGACCACACCGGCAAGGAATTCCTCAACGCCTTCTCCGACGTCGGCAACACCGTCATGTCCTACACCGCCGACCAGGTCTCTCAACTCAAGGACCGCAACGACGACGCCGCGTTCTACCAAATCTTCGAAGAAGCTCGCTTCAAAACCTACCACATCCGCGTCCAGGTCAAAAGCGAAGTCTACAACGACAATCAACGACTTCGTTGCAACATCATCAGCCTTGTCCCCGTTGATTTCGTCGAGGACTCAAAAAGACTCCTCGACCGCATCTCCGCTCTCCGAAACACCTCCGGTCCATAA
- the LOC126324528 gene encoding probable serine/threonine-protein kinase MARK-C: MSSDKGCTRIGPYELGRTLGEGTFGKVRLGHNVLTKEKVAVKLVHYNRAKGKSERTLVEREKFALSQLDHPHIVKLHQLFDDVTSKCYYIVVEYVGGGELFDYIVSRGRLREKDARKFIRQVVSALDYCHAHLIIHRDLKPENVLLDEHLNVKITDFGLSNIMRPGEKFKTFCGSLHYACPEILRGEEYAGPSADIWSLGVILYCLATGSQPWNASTSKDILHQILHEGIHFPAWLTPECVDLLTRMLCLAEKDRITLEEIKTHPWILKDYDEPPPSYLPPMRPLNTLDDDIMHQLVLIGYQDTHQTRRCIMQGGTGSIITAYHSLLNQKNRKCVFEPVVISTPLTLAPLDPLYALNSLPHPSNRQIYPPKIFRTKSVESLKTSTDNAVTIHVSDASLSTAQKTPHPSELAHPTKPNQLKCKHRFLSRIKVSFTKHSFWRLLVQGTRNARLRANSPSPKKEPSSQQVIEKLSEADLESISLLIQKNSGKCPRIKRRPILSNRRTINESKSNISDLFTLPSSEDVSSAYRAREWVNINLHMRWQNESVALSNASKRARSRCDL; the protein is encoded by the exons ATGTCCTCAGACAAAGGATGCACCCGCATCGGTCCCTATGAG CTGGGCAGAACACTGGGAGAAGGCACCTTCGGAAAGGTCAGACTGGGTCACAATGTCCTCACCAAAGAAAAA GTCGCAGTCAAGCTCGTGCACTACAACAGAGCCAAGGGCAAGTCAGAGCGCACTCTGGTCGAACGAGAAAAGTTCGCCCTCTCTCAGCTGGACCACCCCCACATCGTCAAACTCCACCAGCTCTTCGACGACGTAACCTCCAAGTGCTATTACATCGTCGTTGAGTACGTCGGCGGAGGCGAGCTATTTGACTACATCGTATCTCGCGGAAGACTGAGGGAAAAAGACGCCCGCAAATTCATTCGacag GTTGTCTCCGCCCTCGACTACTGCCACGCGCACCTGATCATTCACCGAGACCTAAAGCCGGAAAACGTGCTCCTCGACGAGCACCTGAACGTCAAAATCACCGACTTCGGACTGTCCAATATCATGCGCCCTGGAGAAAAATTCAAGACTTTTTGCGGCTCCCTCCACTACGCGTGTCCAGAAATACTCAGAGGGGAAGAATACGCCGGTCCTAGTGCGGATATCTGGTCCCTAGGTGTCATCTTGTACTGTTTGGCGACCGGCTCTCAGCCGTGGAACGCGTCAACAAGCAAGGACATCCTGCATCAAATATTACACGAGGGCATCCACTTCCCCGCCTGGCTCACTCCAGAATGCGTCGATCTGTTGACGCGCATGCTTTGCCTCGCTGAAAAAGACCGCATCACGCTCGAAGAAATCAAAACGCATCCGTGGATCCTGAAGGACTATGACGAACCCCCACCTTCCTATCTCCCCCCCATGCGCCCCCTCAATACCCTGGACGACGATATCATGCACCAGCTGGTGCTTATTGGATATCAGGATACCCACCAAACCAGACGGTGCATCATGCAGGGCGGTACGGGCAGCATCATCACCGCCTATCATTCACTTCTGAATCAAAAAAACCGCAAATGCGTCTTTGAGCCGGTCGTCATCTCGACCCCACTCACTTTGGCACCTCTGGACCCGCTCTATGCCCTCAACTCCCTCCCTCACCCCTCCAATCGACAGATTTATCCCCCCAAAATTTTCAGGACAAAGTCCGTCGAATCGCTGAAAACCTCCACTGACAACGCGGTCACCATCCACGTCTCCGACGCCAGCCTCTCCACTGCCCAGAAAACGCCGCACCCCTCGGAGCTCGCGCACCCCACCAAGCCGAACCAACTCAAATGCAAGCACCGATTCCTCAGTCGCATCAAAGTTTCCTTCACCAAACACTCCTTCTGGCGACTCCTCGTTCAAGGGACCCGCAACGCGCGCCTGCGCGCCAACAGCCCCTCCCCGAAAAAAGAGCCTAGCTCTCAGCAGGTCATCGAGAAACTCTCCGAGGCCGATCTCGAGAGCATCTCTCTCCTCATCCAAAAAAACAGCGGCAAGTGTCCCAGAATCAAACGTCGTCCGATCCTCTCCAACCGACGCACGATCAACGAGTCAAAATCCAACATCTCAGATCTCTTCACTCTCCCCTCCTCCGAGGATGTCAGCTCGGCGTATCGCGCTCGCGAGTGGGTCAACATCAACCTCCACATGCGGTGGCAAAACGAGTCCGTAGCCCTTTCGAACGCCTCTAAACGCGCACGATCAAGATGCGATCTTTGA
- the LOC126324488 gene encoding release factor glutamine methyltransferase, whose protein sequence is MYGERAIASLRRGFCRFSARRKTEESASVTVSASRKLVGDRLRSVQSVRDASLESALLVSMAIGKSREHVVLNPSLTLSERQRARLMRLVRLRQEEMPMAYICGVREFWGLEFEVNPSTLIPRPETETLVSAALRLAKRGGKILDLGTGTGCVILSILKELRPCQGVSAPGMDGRVRDDWRGCAVDISKDALNVAKKNAKILGLSDAVQFIHADWTFETGGRAPPRVHPSLGGFDIVVSNPPYLTREDWTRLPKSVADYEPKVALDGSEDGLRAYRALARQVPSVLKANGHLVLEIGSWQEEGVRELFKGAMRHEASIRDPCGRMRCLVFKKMS, encoded by the coding sequence ATGTACGGCGAACGCGCGATTGCGTCTCTTCGCCGCGGATTTTGTCGATTCTCGGCCCGCCGAAAGACCGAAGAATCGGCATCCGTCACCGTGTCGGCGTCCAGGAAGCTCGTTGGCGACCGCCTGAGGTCCGTTCAGTCCGTACGTGACGCGTCTCTGGAGTCTGCGTTGTTGGTGTCTATGGCGATTGGGAAGAGCCGAGAACACGTGGTTTTGAACCCTTCGTTGACGCTGTCCGAGCGGCAACGCGCCCGACTGATGCGGCTGGTTCGCCTGCGTCAGGAAGAGATGCCCATGGCTTACATTTGCGGCGTTCGGGAGTTTTGGGGTCTGGAGTTCGAAGTGAACCCGTCGACGCTCATTCCGAGACCGGAAACCGAAACGTTGGTCTCGGCTGCTTTGCGGCTGGCGAAGCGTGGTGGAAAAATATTGGATCTGGGGACGGGGACGGGATGCGTCATCCTCTCCATCCTCAAGGAACTACGGCCGTGTCAGGGCGTCTCCGCACCCGGGATGGACGGCCGTGTACGGGACGATTGGAGGGGATGCGCCGTGGACATCAGCAAAGACGCCTTAAATGTAGCGAAGAAAAATGCTAAAATTTTGGGTTTGAGCGACGCCGTTCAGTTCATACACGCCGATTGGACGTTCGAAACGGGCGGTCGCGCGCCCCCGCGCGTCCACCCGAGTCTTGGAGGTTTCGACATCGTGGTGTCGAACCCGCCTTATTTGACTCGCGAAGACTGGACGCGTCTCCCGAAGAGCGTGGCCGATTACGAGCCAAAAGTGGCGCTTGATGGATCAGAGGACGGACTGAGGGCCTACCGGGCCCTAGCGCGGCAAGTTCCGTCCGTTCTGAAGGCGAATGGACATCTGGTTCTGGAGATAGGCTCGTGGCAAGAAGAGGGCGTTCGCGAGCTATTCAAAGGCGCGATGCGTCACGAGGCGAGTATCAGAGACCCGTGCGGACGCATGAGATGCCTGGTGTTTAAAAAAATGTCTTAA
- the LOC126324527 gene encoding uncharacterized protein LOC126324527, producing the protein MQQILPVINKIQDALALAEEDSFIDLPQIVVVGSQSSGKSSVLESIVGRDFLPRGVGIVTRCPLILQLINLKRGEGDTEWGEFLHLPDKKFTNFLEIRREIEAETNHIVGGKGDKAISSKPINLRIYSPYVPTLTMVDLPGLTKVAIGNQPHNIDVLIRDLVMKFIANSGTIILAISPANVDLANSDSLKLAREVDPSGSRTIGVLTKLDLMDQGTDAMPVLTGKVYPLKLGFVGVVNRSQQDINANRDIRDALDHEQEFFSRHPAYSTIKHKCGYPYLISRLNKVFLKEISNSLPRTIQLLQNNLHNAQEKVRSFGKPIDVGNRGIILLDVIVQFFNSYTASLDGHIPDSFQGGLYGGARLAQIFSRDLEANLDKMLSSKHITDQEIEHIIYNSAGIRGNIYFSDYAFSFLVKTYINSMREPIMDCLQSVYHELYNIVCDIQLPEFERFPAVRERIYAIYQCLLDTLLEPTKSMIDDVLNMEKKYINIYHPDFVRPEFSSGNPILSSDINDPVPSSSADKSAKSDPASSEHSPDRTAPNSQRKPSVNKSSLFLKPRQDSKESKNKKPFWKRMFNQSNPTLKPGKLCSNSKPPHFQVDLLKSLAGSYIDIVSKNMRDRIPKILTHFLINASKEKLQIQLMEALYKEELVDDLIVESSQTSEERKRYMRVVQMLESALSILTTAEF; encoded by the exons ATGCAGCAAATTCTCCCCGTCATCAACAAGATCCAAGATGCCCTAGCCCTGGCCGAGGAGGACAGCTTCATAGATCTCCCCCAAATCGTGGTGGTGGGGAGCCAAAGCTCCGGAAAGAGCTCGGTCCTGGAGTCGATCGTGGGAAGAGACTTTCTGCCGAGAGGCGTCGGAATCGTGACGAGGTGTCCGCTCATACTCCAACTCATCAACCTCAAGCGTGGCGAAGGAGAC ACAGAGTGGGGAGAGTTTTTACACCTGCCGGACAAGAAGTTTACAAATTTTTTGGAGATTCGGAGGGAGATAGAGGCGGAGACCAACCACATCGTTGGAGGAAAGGGCGACAAGGCGATTAGTTCCAAGCCCATCAACTTGCGCATTTACAGCCCCTACGTGCCCACTTTGACGATGGTCGACCTCCCCGGCTTGACCAAGGTGGCGATTGGCAATCAGCCGCACAACATAGACGTGCTGATTCGCGACTTGGTCATGAAGTTCATCGCGAATTCTGGCACCATCATTTTGGCCATTTCTCCCGCCAACGTCGACTTGGCCAATAGCGATTCGCTCAAACTCGCGAGAGAGGTCGACCCCAGCGGCTCCAGGACCATAGGCGTCCTCACCAAGCTCGACCTCATGGACCAGGGGACGGACGCCATGCCGGTCCTCACCGGCAAGGTCTACCCCCTGAAACTGGGATTCGTGGGCGTGGTCAATCGGTCACAACAAGACATCAACGCCAATAGAGACATTCGCGATGCGCTGGACCACGAACAAGAGTTCTTCTCGCGACATCCTGCCTACTCCACCATCAAACACAAATGCGGATATCCTTATTTAATTTCTCGCCTCAACAAGGTCTTCCTCAAGGAAATCAGCAATTCTCTCCCCAGAACCATCCAGCTCCTTCAAAACAACCTCCACAACGCTCAGGAAAAAGTGCGGTCTTTCGGAAAGCCCATAGACGTCGGCAACAGAGGTATCATCCTCCTCGACGTCATCGTCCAGTTCTTCAACTCGTACACCGCCTCTCTCGACGGCCACATCCCGGACTCCTTCCAGGGAGGGCTCTACGGCGGCGCCAGGCTCGCCCAAATCTTCTCCAGAGACCTCGAGGCCAATCTCGACAAAATGCTCTCTTCCAAGCATATAACAGACCAAGAAATTGAACACATCATCTACAACTCTGCCGGCATCAGGGGAAACATCTACTTCTCAGACTACGCGTTCTCGTTCCTGGTAAAGACCTACATCAACTCCATGCGAGAGCCAATCATGGACTGCCTTCAAAGCGTCTACCACGAACTCTACAACATCGTCTGCGATATCCAACTCCCGGAATTCGAGAGGTTTCCCGCCGTCCGAGAACGCATCTACGCCATCTACCAATGCCTCCTGGACACACTCCTGGAACCCACCAAGTCCATGATCGACGACGTCTTGAACATGGAAAAAAAATACATCAACATCTACCACCCGGATTTCGTCCGACCGGAATTCTCCTCCGGCAACCCCATCCTGTCTTCCGACATAAACGACCCCGTCCCGTCATCCTCTGCTGACAAGTCCGCGAAGTCCGACCCCGCGTCCTCGGAACACTCCCCGGACCGCACCGCGCCCAACTCGCAGCGCAAGCCTTCCGTCAACAAATCCTCCCTGTTTCTGAAGCCCCGACAAGACTCCAAAGAGTCGAAGAACAAAAAGCCGTTCTGGAAACGCATGTTCAACCAAAGCAACCCCACCCTGAAACCGGGCAAGCTCTGCTCCAACAGCAAGCCGCCCCACTTCCAGGTGGACCTCCTCAAGTCCCTCGCCGGCTCGTACATCGACATCGTCAGCAAGAACATGCGCGACCGCATTCCAAAGATCCTCACACACTTCCTCATAAACGCGTCCAAAGAAAAGCTGCAAATCCAGCTCATGGAAGCGCTCTACAAGGAAGAACTCGTCGACGACCTAATCGTCGAATCCAGCCAGACCTCCGAAGAGAGGAAGCGATACATGCGCGTTGTCCAGATGCTGGAAAGCGCTCTGTCCATCCTTACCACCGCCGAATTTTGA
- the LOC126324529 gene encoding nucleoporin Nup37-like: protein MSQKNAPITTGTLEVASFSMPISVECSPFEASFHLLAYGVDSSVNVLRRTSDVPRHVAPDDRRGPGCAIELFQFDRVTGFIAPSRVLTMAWSPRTICPISDAEESSVSTRLELCVACDDRFVYHYCVSETGRKQVQLLEQPEYVNDIAFRPAESEGGVCFHVALVGDHRTAQLWNLETKQLVDTIFLGSPGVSVRLSAHAPNTLFVAEQCGAIKFIDIRSKVIQNSVFAKETPLTSADWNTRNPSWFGASVGQKWALWNLDPRIGVPHHTAFGPPNSACSNRFRWSLTHQNLFSTICAPSNVSIWDYNHQSKRLYAAPQEAQAIGGLSWMQDAACLVAGDSRNLAFTLIA, encoded by the exons ATGAGCCAGAAAAATGCGCCCATAACCACGGGAACGCTCGAAGT CGCGTCCTTCTCGATGCCCATCAGCGTGGAGTGTTCTCCGTTCGAAGCGAGTTTCCACCTGCTCGCATACG GCGTCGATTCGAGCGTGAACGTGCTGCGTAGAACCAGCGACGTACCGAGGCATGTGGCGCCCGATGACCGCCGGGGCCCTGGATGCGCGATAGAGTTGTTCCAATTCGACCGCGTGACGGGGTTTATCGCCCCGTCGCGCGTGCTTACCATGGCGTGGTCTCCTAGAACGATCTGTCCTATTTCCGACGCGGAAGAGTCTTCTGTGTCGACTAGGCTCGAATTGTGCGTTGCGTGTGACGACCGATTCGTTTATCATTACTGTGTGTCCGAAACGGGCAGAAAACAGGTTCAGCTACTTGAACAGCCTGAATACGTTAACGACATAGCGTTTCGTCCCGCTGAGTCCGAGGGCGGCGTTTGCTTCCACGTGGCGCTTGTGGGCGACCACCGAACTGCCCAGCTGTGGAATTTGGAAACCAAGCAGTTGGTCGACACCATCTTTCTCGGCTCTCCTGGAGTCTCGGTGAGGCTGAGCGCCCATGCGCCGAACACACTGTTTGTGGCCGAGCAATGTGGCGCCATCAAGTTTATCGACATTCGGTCGAAGGTGATACAGAATTCGGTCTTTGCGAAGGAGACGCCGCTGACAAGCGCCGATTGGAACACTCGAAACCCGAGCTGGTTCGGCGCCTCCGTTGGTCAGAAATGGGCCCTGTGGAATCTGGATCCGAGAATAGGCGTCCCGCACCACACCGCGTTTGGCCCGCCCAACTCCGCCTGCTCGAACCGTTTCAGATGGTCGTTAACGCATCAAAATTTGTTTTCAACCATCTGTGCGCCCTCGAACGTCAGCATCTGGGACTACAACCACCAATCTAAGAGGCTCTACGCGGCCCCTCAGGAGGCGCAGGCCATCGGAGGACTGTCCTGGATGCAGGACGCGGCGTGCCTGGTGGCGGGCGACAGCCGAAATTTGGCGTTCACGTTAATCgcttga